TCTGGCCGGGCCGGACGTCGAAGTCTCGCTCACGCCCGTTGATCACGAGACCCCGGCGCGATGAGTCGCGTGGAGATCTCGCTTCGAGCTCGGTCGGCGGCGGCGCGGCCGAGGTCCCGGCGGCCTCCGCGTGAGGGGCGGCAGCGCGCTCGGAGGAAATCGCGCGGGCGACGGCGCGTGATAGCGCGCGGCGAGTCAGCACGCCGGCGAGGAGCCGGCGGTAGGCGCGCGACACGAAGGCGTCCGACTGCGGGTCGAGCCCGTCGCGCGCGATCTCCGCGGCCCGGGCCACTCGCTCGGCGCTCGGCTCCTGGCCGCGCAGCGCGTTCTCGGCGGCCACGGCTCTGACGGGACGATCCGCGACGCCCGCGAAGGCGACGCGCGCGTCCTCCACGCGCCCGCGGCGGTCGAGACTCACGCCCGCGGCCACCGCCAGGACGGCGAAGTCGCCCGCACGCCGAGCGAACTCCTCCACCGCCCACGCCATGCCGCGTGTGACGGGCACCTCGATCTCGGTCAGGAGCTCGTCGGCGCCGAGGGCCGTCGAGAGGTACCCGGTGAAGAAGTCGCGCGCCGCCACCGTCCGGCGCCCCGACGCGGAGGCGAGCGTGAGGCGCGCGTCGAGGGCCACCATCGCCATCGGCAGCTCGGCGGCCGGGTCGGCGTGAGCGAGGCTCCCTCCCACCGTGCCGAGCGACCGCACCCGTACGTTGCCGATGAGCCGCGCGACCTCGGGCAGCAGGGCACAGACGCGAGCGATCTCGGCGGAGTCCTCGAGCTCGTGATGACGCGTCAGCGTGCGAAGGCGCAGCGATCCGCTCGCGACGCGCACGCCGACGAGCGGCACGTCGTTGATGTCCACCACCAGGCGAGGCCGGGCGAGGCGATAATTGAGGAGGGGCACCAGGCTCTGCCCCCCGGCCAGGACCTTGGCCTCGGCGCCGTGCTCGCGTAGGAGCGCCAGCGCCTCCGGGAGCGTCTCGGGCGCCGCGTATTCAAATGGATACACGCCTCGATCTTCTCCAGTGAGCGGCTTATCAGTTCCGTTGTACTATGACCACGGAGGTTGCATCACATGGCAGGCGTCGAGTTCGTCGTTCACAGCGACCCTGAGATCCTCGGCGGCACACCTGTCTTCCGTGGAACGCGGGTACCGGTGAAGAACCTTCTCGACTACCTGGCGGCTGGCGATAGCCTTGATGAATTCCTGGACGCTTTTCCATCGGTGAAGCGAGAACAGGCGATCGCTGCTCTCGAAATCGCCCGAGACCTATTGATCGCCGGTGCGCATCCTGCTCGATGAATCCCTCCCCCGACTCACTCCGCTGCTGACCATTAACTAGACCCTCGAGCATCAGCAGAACCTCGGTGCGCTCCCGATCATGGTTGTCGTACTTGTCGCATCCACTAATTGGATTGAACCCACTCGACGATTGCCACCCACCCTGCTTCCTGAGACCCCGCGAGTTGATCCACGTTACCGCCTGACGCCTTCGGCGTGAACCGCCGAGCAGCGGTCGGCTGGCTGCCGTCGTTGGGCGACCCTGATCCTCTCGACCGATCATGTCTATGGCACCGTCGTCTCGCTCGCCAGGTTGGTTAGAGTGGCCGATCCTAACGCCTTGCTAGCGACTCCGAGTCGCCCGTATCGGCCGATCAAGTCTCTCAGGTAGAGCAGCTCCACCTGATCGCCAAACCACTGTCGCAGTCTCTTCTCACATCCACCCTTGGCCCCGGGGCCGATGATGAAAACGAATTCTGCCTTCCCGACGAGCCTCGATTTCCGGTGCCTCGGGCCATCGACCTTCAACTTCTGGCCGACCGAGTCTTCGACCTCGATAATCAGCGGAATTTTGCCTGGACGTTCGGCGTACACGTCAGGACGTACGTCACCATTGATCGAGGAATCCTGGAGGCGCGGCTGGATGTGAACTTGCGTGGCGCCCCTCTCTTCGGCTAGTCGAATTGCATAGGGGAAACCGATCCACTCGCCTCGAAGAAAGTCCATCGCAGCTTCCCTCCTTTCTCCCACCGCGCGTCGCCCAACGCTCAGGCTGAACGGCTGGAATCAGCGTCAGCCTGGTGTTAGGCAGCACAGTTGTCAAACTCGGCGCTTCCAGAGCCTGGTCGTACGGGAAACGACGGACCAGAAAGCGGCGGAGGCGTTTCGAGAATCGGTGACCGATCTCGGGGTGAGCTGCGATCGTTCGCGCAGCGCTGCGAACCTCGAGGACAAATTCCAAGCCGAGACCGTCAGCCTGGGTCTCGTAGAACTCTCCGGCGGCGATAAACTCTGCTTCAGCGTCCGGATGGAATCGGACGCGTTTCACCGAAGCCTGGATCGAGCCTTCCTGAAGACACTCTCAGCTGGTCTGCTTGTTACGGTGCCGGAGCGTAGTTCCTCAAGCCGTCGCTCCGCCTCCTCGACCCAGAGTTTCTCAGCGTCCGGATCCGTCTGATCGTCAAGGCTCGAGAGGAGTCGCTCCGCCAGTCGCGCGCGCTCGCGCACCGGTAGTTTCAGAGCCTTCGATTCGAGCTGCCGCGCTGGACTTCCCATCGCTGATATTCCTATCACACGTTCGTGGCGGGTGCCCACAGCTTCTGCTGACGCCTTCTTGCTGCCTGGCTGTATTGTTGCGGCTACATGGCAGGTGCGCAGGCAACCCTTCCTTTGCCCGACGCCGTGGCCAACCATCAGAAAGGCGAATGAGGCCTCAAACATCCCAGCCGCCGTCCACCGTCACCGACTGGCCCGTCATGTTCTTCGAGGCGTCGGAGGCCAGGAAGCACACGGCGTTGGCGATGTCGTGCGCGGTGGTGACACGGCGGAGCGCCATGTCCTGCACGTACTCGTCGTGCACCGCGGCGGGCGAGGAGCCGCGGGCGCGCGCCTTCTCGCGGCAGAGGCGGTCCATGCGGTCGCCGGCCACGATGCCGGGGTGGACGGCGTTGACGTTCACGTTGTAGGCCCCGACCTCGAGCGCCACGGTGCGCGTGAAGCCGCGGAGCGCCCACTTCGAGGAGGAGTACGCCGCGCGGTGCTTGTAGCCGCGCAGGCCCGAGGTGCCGCTGATGTTGACGATCTTGCCGTAGCGCTGGGCGATCATCGTCGGCAGCACGTGCTTGGTCGGCAGGAACGTGCCCCGGAGGTTCACCGCGAGCACGTGGTCCCAGTCCTCGCTCTTGATCTCCCAGACCGGTGTTTCGATCGGCCCGGTGACGCCGGCGCCGTTGACCAGGATGTCGATCCGTCCTCCGAACGTGGCGAGCGTGCGCTCGACGAGCGTGCGCACCGCGGCTTCGTCGGTGACGTCCGTGGGCTCTGCGAGCGCGCGGCGGCCGAGGGCCTCGACTTCACGGGCGAGGGCCTGGAGCGGCCCGGCCTCGCGCGCGGCGAGGACCACGTGCGCGCCCTCGCCGGCGAGCGCGAGGCAGATCTCGCGGCCCATGCCCTTGGCCGCGCCGGTCACGATCGCGATCCTGTCCTCGAGACTCCGCGTCATCCGTCGGCCTCCCGCCGGTCCCGCTCGCGCGCCTCGGCCGGTCGCCCCGCCGGCGGGCCGTAGCCGCCGCCGCCGCACGTCTCGATCAGCACGAGGTCGCCCTGCTTCAGCGTCGCCGTCGCCTTGCCGCCGAAGTCGCGCGCGTGCGGACCGGGATTGATCGTGATGCGGAACGGGAGGGCGTCGGCCCCGCCCGCCACGCCCCACGGCGGCACGACGCGGCGGTCGAGCATGCTGGTCAGCGTCACCTCTGGCGCGAGCACGCGGTACGCGCGACGCAGCCCGAGCCCGCCGCGGTGGGTGCCGTCGCCCGCGGAGCCGGGACGCAGCGCGTGCTCCTCGATCCGGAACGGGTACTCCGCCTCGATGACCTCGGTCGGCGTGTTCATGACGTTCGACATGTGCACGCGGATGGCCGACGCGCCGTCGCGCGCGGCCGTCGCGCCCTCGCCGCCGCCGTGGACCTCGTAGAGCACGGTGAAGCGCCCGTCGGCCGTCCGGGCGCCGAAGATGAGGACGCCGGACGTCGTCGACCCGCCCGCGGAGACACGGTCCGGCAGCACGGGCGCGAGCGCCTTGAAGACCGCGTCCACCACGCGCTGCGACGTCTCGTGATTGCCGCCCACCACGGGACGGTCGGGGTCCGGGTGGAGGAGCGTCCCGTGCGGCACGGTGACGTGGAGCGGACGGTAGCAGCCGTCGTTCGGCGGGACGTCGGGCGCGACGAGCGCCTTCATCGCGTAGTACACGGCCGAGCAGGCGATGAAGGTGGTCGTGTTCACGGGCCCGCGCGCCTGCGGGTCCGTGCCGGCGAAGTCGAAGGTCGCCTCGTCGCCGCGGATCTCCACGCGGACTTTCACGCGGAGCGGCCGCGCGTCCACGCCGTCGTCGTCGACCCAGTCCTCGCCGTCCCACGCGCCGTCGGGGAGCGCCCGGAGGGCGGCGCGCATCTGCGCCTCCGATTCCGCGTGGAGCGCGTCGAAGCACGCGCCGAGCGGCTCGACGCCGTAGCGGGAGACCAGCTCGCCGAGGCGCCGGGCCGCGACGTCGTCGGCGGCGAACTGGGCGAAGACGTCGCCCTCGCGCTCCTCCGGCACGCGGAGGTTCGCGAGGACGAGGTTGATCGCCTCGCGGTCGGGTCCTGCGGCCGAGAAGAGACGGATCGGCGAGATGCGCAGGCCTTCCTGATAGCACTCGGTCGCCCAGGGCACGTAGCTGCCGGGCACCGCGCCGCCGATGTCCGCCCAGTGCGCCAGGTTGATCGCGAACGCGACGAGCCGGTCGCCGGCGAAGACGGGACGGATCGCCTTCACGTCCGGCAGGTGGTTGCCGCCGACCTCGGGGAGGTTGAGGAACCAGACGTCGCCCTCGCGCAGTCGCGCGGCGGGCACGCGCTTCAAGAACTCCTTGACCGTGAACGCCATGACCCCCATGTGGATGGGGATGTCGCGCCCCTGGGCGATGAGCCGCCCCTCGGCGTCGGTGAGCGCCGAGGAGAGATCGCCCGCCTCCTTGAGCAGCGGCGAGCGGGCCGAGCGCATGAGGATGACGCTCATCTCCTCCGCGATGGCGTAGAGGGCGTTGCGGACGACCTCGAGCGTGACGGGATGGACGGCGCGGCTCATGGGCCGACCTCGATGACGAGATTCCCGAAGCGGTCGGCCGCGCAGCGCTGGCCCGGGTAGACGAGGGTCGTCGACCACTCGTCCACGATCAGCGCCGGCCCCGCGACCGGGCGCTGCGGCACGAGCGCGGCCCGGTCGTGCAGCGGAAGCCGGACCTCACCCGTCTCGGGGAACCACGCGCGCTGGGCGCCGACCGGCCCGGCGTCGCCCCGCGGCTCGAGCTCCGGGAGGGCGGCCGACGCGTCCCGCGCCCGGGCCACCACGCGGAGGTTCACGCACTCGACGCTCTCGCCGGTGGCGTAGCCGTAGAGCCGCCGGTGCCGCGCCTCGAAGCCGTCGCGGAGCGCGCCCGCGTCGCTTCGCCAGGGGACCTCCAGCTCGTAGTTCTGTCCCGTGTAGCGCAGGTCCGCGCTCCGCGCGAGCGCGATGTCCGCGGCCGCGATGCCTTCGTCGAGCAGCGGTGCCAGACAGCGCTCCTCCAGCTCCCGGAACCGGTCCTCGGCGGGCTTCGGGTCCCAGGCGTCGAGCCGCGCGCGCCAGGTCTGCACGGCGTCGTAGCGGAGCGGCGACACGAGGCAACCGAGCGCCGAGAAGGCTCCGGAGTGCACCGGCACCACGATGCGGGCGATCCCCGCCTGCCGCGCGAGCGCGCCGGCGTGCACGGGCCCGGCGCCGCCGTAGGCGATCAGCGCGAAGTCGCGGAGGTCGTAGCCGCGCTGGACGGAGACGAGGCGGAGCGCCCGCAGCATGTTCGCGCCGGCGACCTCCACGACGCCGTGGGCCATCTCGACGGCCGAGAGCCCGAACCGGCGGCCCAGCGCCTCGACGGCGGCCGCGGCGCGTCCAGGATCGAGGCGGATCGCGCCGCCGTACACGCGGCCCGGATCGAGGTAGCCGAGGACGAGGCCGGCGTCGGTGACGGTCGGCTCCGTCCCGCCGAGGCCGTAAGACGCGGGCCCCGGCTCGGCGCCCGCGCTGCGCGGGCCGACCTTAAGCGTGCCCGCATCGGCATAGGCGATGGAGCCGCCGCCGGCGCCGATCGACTCGACGGCGACCATCGGCAGGCGCACCGGGTAGCCTGCGAGCTTGCGCTGCGCGGAGGTCTCGGCGATGCCGTCGGCGATCAGGCAGACGTCGGTCGTCGTCCCGCCCATGTCGAACGCGAGCGCGCGTGCGAGCCCCAGCCCGCGCGCCAGGTGCGCGGCGGCCGCCACGCCCGCCGCCGGGCCCGACGCCGCCATCGCGAGCGGCCGGGCGCGCGCGGCCTCCGGCGACATCATGCCGCCGGCGGAGTGCAGGAGGTGGAGCGCGGCGCCGGGCGCCTCGCGGCCGAGCGCCGCGACCAGCTCGGCGAGGTAGCGGCTCGTGAGCGGCATCACGGCGGCGTTGAGGACCGTGGTCGAGGTGCGCTCGTACTCGCGGAACTCCGCGTTGATCTCGCTCGAGACCGAGAGGTGGGCGAAGTGCGGGGCGAGCGCGGCCTTGAGCGCCCGCTCGTGGGCCGGGTTGGCGTAGCTGTGGAGCAGGCAGATCGCGACGCTCTCGACGCCCGCGCGCGCGAACTTCTCGGCGACGGCGGGGAGGTCGTCGAGCGCCAGCGGCAGCAGGACCGCGCCGTCCGGTCCCACGCGCTCGCTGACCTCCAGCCGGAGCGGCCGCTCGACGAGGGGCGGGGGCTTCGGGGGCAGCCGGAGGTCGTAGAGGTGGAGACGGCTCATCCGCTGGATCTCGAGCACGTCACGGAAGCCGCGCGTCGTGACGAGACCCACCCGAGCCCCGCGCCCCTCGACGATCGCGTTGGTGACGACGGTGGTGCCGTGGGCCACCGACGCGGGCGGCCCGGCGGCGGCGCGCACGGTCGCGAGCCCGTTGAGCACGCCGCGCGCGAGGCTCGCCGGCGTCGTCGGGACCTTGCAGGCCCGGAGGCGCCCGGATCCCTCGCGCGCCACGAGGTCCGTGAACGTGCCGCCGACGTCGACGCCGACGCTGCTTCGCATGTTCCCTCCCGGAGGGTCCTCACACTAACACGCCTTCTGGATCCCTTGACAGCGCATGCCGCCCGCAGTCTCATGGCGGCACGCGGGGGTGACCGATGCGATCCGATCGCGTGCTCTCGACCATCGACTTCCACACGGCGGGGATCGGAATGCGGCTCCTGACGAGCGGCCTCGGGCGGCTGCCGGGGAGCACGATCGGCGAGAAGCGCCGCTGGTTCCAGGAGCATCTCGATCATCTCCGCACCGGGCTCTGCCTCGAGCCCCGGGGGCACCGCAGCCTCCTCATCGCGGTGCTGACCGAGTCCGTCACGCCCGCGGCCCACTTCGGGCTCTTCTTCATCTATCCGGGCGGCTACTACGTCTCCTGCGGCGAAGGCACCATCGGCGCGGCGACCGTGGCCATCGAGACCGGCATGGTGCCACGCCAGGGCGCGGAGACGCCCATCCTGATCGACACCGAGGCGGGCGCCGTCGAGACGATCGCGCGGTGGGAGAAGGATCGCGTCAGCGAGGTCACGCTCCGCTGGACGGCGTCCTTTGTCGCGCTGCCCGGGCAGGCCGTCGAGGTCGAGGGCGTGGGCGAGGTGCCGCTCGACATCGCGGTCGGCGTCGGCAACGTGTTCGCCATCGTCGAAGCCGGCCGGCTCGGCGTGGCCGTGCGCCGCGAGGCGGCGAAGCGGATCGCCCAGCGCGGCGTGGCGGTGCGTGAGGCGGTCAACGCCCAGCTCCGGGTGGACGTGCCGGGGCTCGGCAAGACGAGCGTGGACAACGTCCTGGTCCACGAGCTGCCGGACCGCGACGGCGTGTCCCCGAACGCGCTCGTGTGGGGTCCGGGCCAGGTGGACGCGGCGCCGTGCGGATCGGGCACGTGCGCGCGCATGGCGCTCTTCCATCACCGCGGGCTCATGCGGGTCGGATCCACGTTCGTGAGCCGCGGGCTCCTCGGGCTCGACTTCACGGGCCGGATCGCCGACGAGACCGAGGTGGAAGGGCGCCGCGCGATCCTGCCCGAGATCACCGGCACCGCCTACCTCACCGGCATGAGCCAGTTCCTGTTCGATCCTGACGACCCGGTTCGCGCGGGTTACTTGCTAGAGGCCTGAGCCTCCCGTGAAGACGCTCGTCCTCGGCGGGGGTGTCGTCGGCGTCACGACGGCATACTTCCTGGCGAAGGCCGGCCACGAGGTCACCGTCGTCGAGGAGAAGGACGGCCTCGGGCTCGAGGCCACCGCCGCCAACGCGGGGATCATCGCGCCCGGCCACTCGTTCGCGTGGGCCTCGCCGCGCGCGCCGCGGATGCTGTGGCAATCCCTGCGAGGCGCGGAAACGGCCATCCGCGTGCGGCTCGGCGCCGACCCGCGACTCTACACGTGGGGGCTGCGTTTCCTCCGCGAGTGCACGGCGGAGCGGGCGCGGCGCAACACCCTGATCAAGCTCCGTCTCTGCCAGTACAGCCAGGCGGTCCTGAACGACGTCGTCCGCGCGGAGCGGATCGACTACCACGCCGTCACGAAGGGTGCGCTCTATCTTTACCGTGATTCGGCCGAGCTGGAGACGGGGACGAAGAAGATGGCGCTCCTCGCGGAGCACGGCCAGAAGCAGGAGATCCTCGACGCGGCCGGCGTCGCGAGGCTCGAGCCCGCCTTCGAGCCGGTCAAGGACAGGATCGCGGGCGCGATCCGCGACCTCGGCGACTCGAGCGGCGACGCGCACGTGTTCGTGGAGAACCTCGCGCGCGTCTGCCGCGACAAGCTCGGCGTGACGGTGCGGCTCGGCGTGCGCGTCGCCGCGCTCCGTGCGGCGGGCGATCGGATCGACGCGGTCGTCACCAGCGACGGGACCCTGATCGCGGACACCTACGTGCTCGCGCTCGGGGTCGGCGCGCCGATCGTGGCGCGCACGGTGGGCGTGCGCCTGCCGATCTATCCCGCGAAGGGCTACTCCTCCACGTTCCCGCTCAAACCCGGCGGTCTCGCGCCGACCATCCCGGGCGTCGACGAGCGCTGGCTCGTCGGCTGGTCGCGCCTCGGCGACCGGCTGCGTCTCACGTCCACCGCGGAGTTCGCCGGCTACGACTGGGGCTGGACGCCGCGCGACTTCAACAACATCCTCCGCCTCACCCGCGACCTCTTCCCCGACGCCGCCGACTACGACCGCGGACAGTACCGCGCCTGCCTCAGGCCGATGACGCCGGATGGGCCGCCGATCCTCGGGCTCGGCCGCTACCGGAACCTCTTCTTCAACTGCGGCCACGGCCACATGGGCTGGACGATGGCCTGCGGCACCGCGCGGATCGTCGCCGACGTCATGACCGGGCGCATGCCCGAGATCGACCTGGAGGGCCTGACCGTCAGACGCTGACCAGGACGGGCCGCCGGATGACTAGCGTTCTCAGGGAGCTTCCGCTCTCGTACGCGGCGCTGTTGGAGGAACGCCGGTGCGGATCCGCGTCCGCGGTCCACGAGCCGAGCCCCGACGGTCCCCGCGCCACGCCACGCCGGCGCTTGTCCGAGTTTTCCAGCCAGCGGGTACGGCTGCATCTCAAGCCGGGCCAGAAGGGCACGGAGCAGCTCCTCGCGCAGTACGGTGACCGCCTCATCTGCGTGCGCTATCGCTACGACGCGCAGCGGAAGAAGCGGTTCAAAACCGTGGAGCTCCTCGTCGCCAAACGCGATTGGGAACCGCCACGGCCTCGCCTCGCCCACGACCAGATCGTCGGGTTACGCGTCGCCTTTGCCGACATGATAGTCCGCAACCGGGTGAAGCAGGCCGGTGGGACGTGGAATCCAAGAGAAGGGTCTGGCAGTTGCGCTACGACCGCGTGGTCGCGCTCGGCCTGAACAGTCGCATCGCCGACGAACCCGCATCCACTGGTGGATGCCCGGGGCGGAGCCGAGAGAATCTTCATGCAGATGCCGGGACGCCATCCAGGTAGAGATGCTCGTATCCACCGTTGGATGCCG
The genomic region above belongs to Candidatus Methylomirabilota bacterium and contains:
- a CDS encoding FAD binding domain-containing protein, with protein sequence MYPFEYAAPETLPEALALLREHGAEAKVLAGGQSLVPLLNYRLARPRLVVDINDVPLVGVRVASGSLRLRTLTRHHELEDSAEIARVCALLPEVARLIGNVRVRSLGTVGGSLAHADPAAELPMAMVALDARLTLASASGRRTVAARDFFTGYLSTALGADELLTEIEVPVTRGMAWAVEEFARRAGDFAVLAVAAGVSLDRRGRVEDARVAFAGVADRPVRAVAAENALRGQEPSAERVARAAEIARDGLDPQSDAFVSRAYRRLLAGVLTRRALSRAVARAISSERAAAPHAEAAGTSAAPPPTELEARSPRDSSRRGLVINGRERDFDVRPGQTLLEVLRDALGIFDVKEGCGEGVCGACTVLLDGRPVSSCLVLAAAARGRAILTVRGLEREGGLHPLQEAFVRHGAVQCGFCTPGMLLTTLAFLEGRPRPSRDDLRAALEGNLCRCTGYAKILDAVEAYARGDDGSG
- a CDS encoding DUF433 domain-containing protein, whose product is MAGVEFVVHSDPEILGGTPVFRGTRVPVKNLLDYLAAGDSLDEFLDAFPSVKREQAIAALEIARDLLIAGAHPAR
- a CDS encoding addiction module protein, whose product is MFEASFAFLMVGHGVGQRKGCLRTCHVAATIQPGSKKASAEAVGTRHERVIGISAMGSPARQLESKALKLPVRERARLAERLLSSLDDQTDPDAEKLWVEEAERRLEELRSGTVTSRPAESVFRKARSRLR
- a CDS encoding SDR family NAD(P)-dependent oxidoreductase; its protein translation is MTRSLEDRIAIVTGAAKGMGREICLALAGEGAHVVLAAREAGPLQALAREVEALGRRALAEPTDVTDEAAVRTLVERTLATFGGRIDILVNGAGVTGPIETPVWEIKSEDWDHVLAVNLRGTFLPTKHVLPTMIAQRYGKIVNISGTSGLRGYKHRAAYSSSKWALRGFTRTVALEVGAYNVNVNAVHPGIVAGDRMDRLCREKARARGSSPAAVHDEYVQDMALRRVTTAHDIANAVCFLASDASKNMTGQSVTVDGGWDV
- a CDS encoding hydantoinase B/oxoprolinase family protein, which gives rise to MSRAVHPVTLEVVRNALYAIAEEMSVILMRSARSPLLKEAGDLSSALTDAEGRLIAQGRDIPIHMGVMAFTVKEFLKRVPAARLREGDVWFLNLPEVGGNHLPDVKAIRPVFAGDRLVAFAINLAHWADIGGAVPGSYVPWATECYQEGLRISPIRLFSAAGPDREAINLVLANLRVPEEREGDVFAQFAADDVAARRLGELVSRYGVEPLGACFDALHAESEAQMRAALRALPDGAWDGEDWVDDDGVDARPLRVKVRVEIRGDEATFDFAGTDPQARGPVNTTTFIACSAVYYAMKALVAPDVPPNDGCYRPLHVTVPHGTLLHPDPDRPVVGGNHETSQRVVDAVFKALAPVLPDRVSAGGSTTSGVLIFGARTADGRFTVLYEVHGGGEGATAARDGASAIRVHMSNVMNTPTEVIEAEYPFRIEEHALRPGSAGDGTHRGGLGLRRAYRVLAPEVTLTSMLDRRVVPPWGVAGGADALPFRITINPGPHARDFGGKATATLKQGDLVLIETCGGGGYGPPAGRPAEARERDRREADG
- a CDS encoding hydantoinase/oxoprolinase family protein, translated to MRSSVGVDVGGTFTDLVAREGSGRLRACKVPTTPASLARGVLNGLATVRAAAGPPASVAHGTTVVTNAIVEGRGARVGLVTTRGFRDVLEIQRMSRLHLYDLRLPPKPPPLVERPLRLEVSERVGPDGAVLLPLALDDLPAVAEKFARAGVESVAICLLHSYANPAHERALKAALAPHFAHLSVSSEINAEFREYERTSTTVLNAAVMPLTSRYLAELVAALGREAPGAALHLLHSAGGMMSPEAARARPLAMAASGPAAGVAAAAHLARGLGLARALAFDMGGTTTDVCLIADGIAETSAQRKLAGYPVRLPMVAVESIGAGGGSIAYADAGTLKVGPRSAGAEPGPASYGLGGTEPTVTDAGLVLGYLDPGRVYGGAIRLDPGRAAAAVEALGRRFGLSAVEMAHGVVEVAGANMLRALRLVSVQRGYDLRDFALIAYGGAGPVHAGALARQAGIARIVVPVHSGAFSALGCLVSPLRYDAVQTWRARLDAWDPKPAEDRFRELEERCLAPLLDEGIAAADIALARSADLRYTGQNYELEVPWRSDAGALRDGFEARHRRLYGYATGESVECVNLRVVARARDASAALPELEPRGDAGPVGAQRAWFPETGEVRLPLHDRAALVPQRPVAGPALIVDEWSTTLVYPGQRCAADRFGNLVIEVGP
- a CDS encoding proline racemase family protein translates to MRSDRVLSTIDFHTAGIGMRLLTSGLGRLPGSTIGEKRRWFQEHLDHLRTGLCLEPRGHRSLLIAVLTESVTPAAHFGLFFIYPGGYYVSCGEGTIGAATVAIETGMVPRQGAETPILIDTEAGAVETIARWEKDRVSEVTLRWTASFVALPGQAVEVEGVGEVPLDIAVGVGNVFAIVEAGRLGVAVRREAAKRIAQRGVAVREAVNAQLRVDVPGLGKTSVDNVLVHELPDRDGVSPNALVWGPGQVDAAPCGSGTCARMALFHHRGLMRVGSTFVSRGLLGLDFTGRIADETEVEGRRAILPEITGTAYLTGMSQFLFDPDDPVRAGYLLEA
- a CDS encoding D-amino acid dehydrogenase, whose product is MKTLVLGGGVVGVTTAYFLAKAGHEVTVVEEKDGLGLEATAANAGIIAPGHSFAWASPRAPRMLWQSLRGAETAIRVRLGADPRLYTWGLRFLRECTAERARRNTLIKLRLCQYSQAVLNDVVRAERIDYHAVTKGALYLYRDSAELETGTKKMALLAEHGQKQEILDAAGVARLEPAFEPVKDRIAGAIRDLGDSSGDAHVFVENLARVCRDKLGVTVRLGVRVAALRAAGDRIDAVVTSDGTLIADTYVLALGVGAPIVARTVGVRLPIYPAKGYSSTFPLKPGGLAPTIPGVDERWLVGWSRLGDRLRLTSTAEFAGYDWGWTPRDFNNILRLTRDLFPDAADYDRGQYRACLRPMTPDGPPILGLGRYRNLFFNCGHGHMGWTMACGTARIVADVMTGRMPEIDLEGLTVRR